The Alosa sapidissima isolate fAloSap1 chromosome 5, fAloSap1.pri, whole genome shotgun sequence genome has a window encoding:
- the sart1 gene encoding U4/U6.U5 tri-snRNP-associated protein 1 isoform X1, with protein MGSSKKHKEKDRDRDAEERHREHKKHRHKDRERDKERDSNRDKEKRKRSRSRERSSRGAEKESRSKGDKSSGEPRVKKEKVDPGYEETTEIGPQSASGDASLSIEDTNKLRAKLGLKPLDLNENKKELGTKEEPMVAETINPITIRQQKDMREKLAAMKEKRLLNQKLGKVKTLGGEEEPWLDDTSAWVERSRKMAKEKELAEKRAKLLEEMDEEFGVSSLVEQEFAQDKMAAYTSRDLRGLTVQHKLESFKEGEMVILTLEDKGVLEEKEDVLVNVGMVDKEKADKNVELKKKKPDYKPYDEEETVDDMVAFKPKNMLAKYDEEIEGEKKTGFRLNAAGCAEGERERELQAIREALRNGAQSLQMPALTIASEYYTEQEMVGFNKTKKRVRKIRKKEKVVPADELLDDTRSTDFGSRSRGRGQRQIVEEREGEEPAEGAEPPEEKSSSRLAVDVPRQSDDIRVADMDMSDDEGVALSEPVVLEEDEAEQELQKQLEKQRKLKQKQQQQQLRDSAEKVMEQLRGRGGAGMEDDDPDHRNNIVFNATSEFCRTLGDIPTYGLSGNREDQEDIMDFEQEDEREGGGGSESETDENAGWSTVNLDEEQKQADFGTASTTILDEEPIVSSGLSAALLLCKNKGLLDTQMQKVARVKAPKVVVHDDNYCIEDKMMIDDKYSRREEYRGFTQEFKEKDSYKPDVKIEYVDESGRRLTPKEAFRQLSHRFHGKGSGKMKTEKRMKKLEEEALLKKMSSSDTPLGTVALLQEKQKSQKTPYIVLSGSGKSMNANTITK; from the exons ATGGGTTCTTCAAAGAAACACAAGGAAAAGGACCGCGACAGAGATGCCGAGGAGCGACACCGAGAGCACAAAAAACACCGCCACAAGGACCGTGAGAGGGATAAGGAGCGGGACAGTAACCGAgataaagagaagagaaagcgGTCACGGTCCCGAGAACGAAGTAGTCGTGGAGCGGAGAAGGAAAGTCGCAGCAAAGGCGATAAAAGCAGCGGAGAGCCGCGAGTTAAAAAAGAGAAAGTTGATCCTGGATATGAAGAGACTACTG AAATTGGACCACAGTCTGCAAGTGGGGATGCCTCCCTTAGCATTGAGGATACGAA CAAGTTGAGGGCCAAACTTGGTCTAAAGCCCCTTGACCTGAATGAAAACAAGAAAG AGCTGGGCACTAAAGAGGAGCCGATGGTGGCGGAGACCATCAACCCCATCACCATCAGGCAGCAGAAGGACATGAGGGAGAAGCTGGCCGCCATGAAGGAGAAACGTCTGCTCAATCAGAAGCTGGG TAAGGTGAAGACtctggggggagaggaggagccgTGGCTGGATGACACCTCCGCCTGGGTGGAGAGGAGTCGCAAGATGGCCAAGGAGAAGGAGCTGGCCGAGAAGAGG GCTAAGCTGCTTGAGGAGATGGATGAGGAGTTTGGCGTGAGCAGTCTCGTGGAGCAGGAGTTCGCCCAGGATAAAATG GCTGCATACACGTCTCGTGATCTCAGAGGCCTCACTGTGCAGCACAAGCTAGAGTCTttcaaagagggagagatggtcATCCTCACTCTGGAAGACAAAG gagtgctggaggagaaggaggacgtCCTGGTGAACGTGGGCATGGTGGACAAGGAGAAGGCCGATAAGAACGTGgagctgaagaagaagaagccggACTACAAGCCCTACGATGAAGAGGAGACGGTGGACGACATGGTGGCG ttcaaGCCGAAGAACATGCTGGCGAAGTACGACGAGGAGATCGAGGGGGAGAAGAAGACGGGCTTCAGGCTGAACGCGGCCGGCTGTGCCGAGGGAGAGCGCGAGCGCGAGCTGCAGGCCATCAGAGAGGCACTCCGCAACGGCGCCCAGAGCCTGCAGATGCCCGCACTGACCATCGCCTCAGAGTACTACACAGAGCAGGAgatg GTGGGCTTCAATAAGACCAAGAAGAGGGTGAGGAAGATCAGGAAGAAGGAGAAGGTGGTGCCGGCCGACGAGCTCTTGGACGACACGCGCAGCACAGACTTCGGCTCCAG GTCTCGTGGGCGTGGCCAGCGGCAGATAgttgaggagagggagggggaggagcctGCTGAAGGGGCGGAACCCCCGGAGGAAAAAAGCAGCAGCCGATTGGCTGTGGACGTTCCAAGGCAGTCAGATGACATCAGAGTTGCAGACATGGACATGAGTGATGACG agggtgTAGCCCTGTCTGAGCCGGTGGTGTTGGAGGAGGACGAGGCTGAGCAGGAGCTGCAGAAGCAGCTGGAGAAGCAGAGGAAACTAAAACagaagcaacagcagcagcagctccgcGACTCCGCAGAGAag GTGATGGAGCAGCTGAGGGGTCGTGGAGGTGCCGGTATGGAGGACGACGACCCCGACCACAGGAACAACATCGTGTTCAACGCCACCTCTGAGTTCTGCCGCACGCTGGGAGACATCCCCACCTACGGGCTCTCTGGCAACCGCGAGGACCAGGAGGACATCATG gACTTTGAGCAGGAGGATGAGCGAGAGGGTGGAGGCGGCTCTGAGTCGGAGACGGACGAGAACGCCGGCTGGAGCACCGTCAACCTGGACGAGGAGCAGAAGCAGGCCGAC TTTGGTACGGCCTCCACCACTATCCTGGATGAGGAGCCCATCGTGAGCTCTGGCCTGTCTGCTGCCCTGCTGCTCTGCAAGAACAAAG GGTTGCTGGATACTCAGATGCAGAAGGTGGCGAGGGTGAAGGCTCCCAAAGTAGTGGTCCACGATGACAACTACTGCATCGAGGACAAGAT GATGATCGATGACAAGTACAGCCGTAGGGAGGAGTATCGCGGCTTCACGCAGGAGTTCAAGGAGAAGGACAGCTACAAGCCCGACGTCAAGATCGAGTACGTGGACGAGTCTGGCCGCAGGCTCACTCCCAAAGAG GCTTTCCGGCAGCTGTCGCACCGTTTCCATGGCAAAGGCTCAGGGAAGATGAAGACAGAGAAGAGGATGAAGAAGCTGGAGGAGGaagct ctgttgAAGAAGATGAGCAGCAGTGACACTCCTCTGGGTACGGTGGCCCTGCTGCAGGAGAAGCAGAAGTCTCAGAAGACGCCCTACATCGTCCTGAGTGGCAGCGGCAAGAGCATGAACGC AAACACCATCACCAAGTAA
- the sart1 gene encoding U4/U6.U5 tri-snRNP-associated protein 1 isoform X2, with product MGSSKKHKEKDRDRDAEERHREHKKHRHKDRERDKERDSNRDKEKRKRSRSRERSSRGAEKESRSKGDKSSGEPRVKKEKVDPGYEETTEIGPQSASGDASLSIEDTNKLRAKLGLKPLDLNENKKELGTKEEPMVAETINPITIRQQKDMREKLAAMKEKRLLNQKLGKVKTLGGEEEPWLDDTSAWVERSRKMAKEKELAEKRAKLLEEMDEEFGVSSLVEQEFAQDKMAAYTSRDLRGLTVQHKLESFKEGEMVILTLEDKGVLEEKEDVLVNVGMVDKEKADKNVELKKKKPDYKPYDEEETVDDMVAFKPKNMLAKYDEEIEGEKKTGFRLNAAGCAEGERERELQAIREALRNGAQSLQMPALTIASEYYTEQEKVGFNKTKKRVRKIRKKEKVVPADELLDDTRSTDFGSRSRGRGQRQIVEEREGEEPAEGAEPPEEKSSSRLAVDVPRQSDDIRVADMDMSDDEGVALSEPVVLEEDEAEQELQKQLEKQRKLKQKQQQQQLRDSAEKVMEQLRGRGGAGMEDDDPDHRNNIVFNATSEFCRTLGDIPTYGLSGNREDQEDIMDFEQEDEREGGGGSESETDENAGWSTVNLDEEQKQADFGTASTTILDEEPIVSSGLSAALLLCKNKGLLDTQMQKVARVKAPKVVVHDDNYCIEDKMMIDDKYSRREEYRGFTQEFKEKDSYKPDVKIEYVDESGRRLTPKEAFRQLSHRFHGKGSGKMKTEKRMKKLEEEALLKKMSSSDTPLGTVALLQEKQKSQKTPYIVLSGSGKSMNANTITK from the exons ATGGGTTCTTCAAAGAAACACAAGGAAAAGGACCGCGACAGAGATGCCGAGGAGCGACACCGAGAGCACAAAAAACACCGCCACAAGGACCGTGAGAGGGATAAGGAGCGGGACAGTAACCGAgataaagagaagagaaagcgGTCACGGTCCCGAGAACGAAGTAGTCGTGGAGCGGAGAAGGAAAGTCGCAGCAAAGGCGATAAAAGCAGCGGAGAGCCGCGAGTTAAAAAAGAGAAAGTTGATCCTGGATATGAAGAGACTACTG AAATTGGACCACAGTCTGCAAGTGGGGATGCCTCCCTTAGCATTGAGGATACGAA CAAGTTGAGGGCCAAACTTGGTCTAAAGCCCCTTGACCTGAATGAAAACAAGAAAG AGCTGGGCACTAAAGAGGAGCCGATGGTGGCGGAGACCATCAACCCCATCACCATCAGGCAGCAGAAGGACATGAGGGAGAAGCTGGCCGCCATGAAGGAGAAACGTCTGCTCAATCAGAAGCTGGG TAAGGTGAAGACtctggggggagaggaggagccgTGGCTGGATGACACCTCCGCCTGGGTGGAGAGGAGTCGCAAGATGGCCAAGGAGAAGGAGCTGGCCGAGAAGAGG GCTAAGCTGCTTGAGGAGATGGATGAGGAGTTTGGCGTGAGCAGTCTCGTGGAGCAGGAGTTCGCCCAGGATAAAATG GCTGCATACACGTCTCGTGATCTCAGAGGCCTCACTGTGCAGCACAAGCTAGAGTCTttcaaagagggagagatggtcATCCTCACTCTGGAAGACAAAG gagtgctggaggagaaggaggacgtCCTGGTGAACGTGGGCATGGTGGACAAGGAGAAGGCCGATAAGAACGTGgagctgaagaagaagaagccggACTACAAGCCCTACGATGAAGAGGAGACGGTGGACGACATGGTGGCG ttcaaGCCGAAGAACATGCTGGCGAAGTACGACGAGGAGATCGAGGGGGAGAAGAAGACGGGCTTCAGGCTGAACGCGGCCGGCTGTGCCGAGGGAGAGCGCGAGCGCGAGCTGCAGGCCATCAGAGAGGCACTCCGCAACGGCGCCCAGAGCCTGCAG ATGCCCGCACTGACCATCGCCTCAGAGTACTACACAGAgcaggaga AGGTGGGCTTCAATAAGACCAAGAAGAGGGTGAGGAAGATCAGGAAGAAGGAGAAGGTGGTGCCGGCCGACGAGCTCTTGGACGACACGCGCAGCACAGACTTCGGCTCCAG GTCTCGTGGGCGTGGCCAGCGGCAGATAgttgaggagagggagggggaggagcctGCTGAAGGGGCGGAACCCCCGGAGGAAAAAAGCAGCAGCCGATTGGCTGTGGACGTTCCAAGGCAGTCAGATGACATCAGAGTTGCAGACATGGACATGAGTGATGACG agggtgTAGCCCTGTCTGAGCCGGTGGTGTTGGAGGAGGACGAGGCTGAGCAGGAGCTGCAGAAGCAGCTGGAGAAGCAGAGGAAACTAAAACagaagcaacagcagcagcagctccgcGACTCCGCAGAGAag GTGATGGAGCAGCTGAGGGGTCGTGGAGGTGCCGGTATGGAGGACGACGACCCCGACCACAGGAACAACATCGTGTTCAACGCCACCTCTGAGTTCTGCCGCACGCTGGGAGACATCCCCACCTACGGGCTCTCTGGCAACCGCGAGGACCAGGAGGACATCATG gACTTTGAGCAGGAGGATGAGCGAGAGGGTGGAGGCGGCTCTGAGTCGGAGACGGACGAGAACGCCGGCTGGAGCACCGTCAACCTGGACGAGGAGCAGAAGCAGGCCGAC TTTGGTACGGCCTCCACCACTATCCTGGATGAGGAGCCCATCGTGAGCTCTGGCCTGTCTGCTGCCCTGCTGCTCTGCAAGAACAAAG GGTTGCTGGATACTCAGATGCAGAAGGTGGCGAGGGTGAAGGCTCCCAAAGTAGTGGTCCACGATGACAACTACTGCATCGAGGACAAGAT GATGATCGATGACAAGTACAGCCGTAGGGAGGAGTATCGCGGCTTCACGCAGGAGTTCAAGGAGAAGGACAGCTACAAGCCCGACGTCAAGATCGAGTACGTGGACGAGTCTGGCCGCAGGCTCACTCCCAAAGAG GCTTTCCGGCAGCTGTCGCACCGTTTCCATGGCAAAGGCTCAGGGAAGATGAAGACAGAGAAGAGGATGAAGAAGCTGGAGGAGGaagct ctgttgAAGAAGATGAGCAGCAGTGACACTCCTCTGGGTACGGTGGCCCTGCTGCAGGAGAAGCAGAAGTCTCAGAAGACGCCCTACATCGTCCTGAGTGGCAGCGGCAAGAGCATGAACGC AAACACCATCACCAAGTAA
- the LOC121709330 gene encoding N-acetyllactosaminide beta-1,3-N-acetylglucosaminyltransferase 2, with amino-acid sequence MARCCCNSRVLCLCLLPCMMMGHLLIYILVSIFVTISYNSSQAPPPLPLHFVAPGASKNSVAVASHPLGPFWNLRLQDGALWNRLQHQLDRRHNPILRARRRRGGNGTLGGGVNGATGGGACEWRPQGSSQLPDFNELPQQMKDFVLSMDCRTYPLLMDQPHLCEPRGPLVGPRAEGDAEQPTLLMAIKSQVGNFESRQAIRETWGKSGWVPVESAGGGGRGGGRGGLVRTVFLLGRQDSSTGPHPNLNALLELESHRHGDILQWDFRDTFFNLTLKDVLFWDWFGQHCPGARFVFKGDDDVFVRTGPLLDYLLSQTPRTLPTTPNNNNNDINNNINNNATQAVWDFLVGDVISHAWPNRQPETKYFIPESFYVGVYPAYAGGGGVVYSGWLAQRFREVSRQVHLFPIDDVYLGMCLRRLGLSPTHHPGFMTFDLPEGEREKPCAYRNVMLVHKRSPRQMLMLWRQLREALPTC; translated from the exons ATGGCGCGGTGTTGCTGCAACAGTCGTGTGCTGTGCCTGTGCCTGCTGCCCTGCATGATGATGGGTCACCTGCTCATCTACATCCTGGTGTCCATCTTCGTCACCATCTCCTACAACAGCAGTCAGGCTCCGCCTCCTCTCCCACTGCACTTCGTCGCCCCCGGCGCCTCCAAGAACTCCGTTGCCGTGGCGTCGCACCCGCTCGGCCCCTTCTGGAACCTGCGGCTGCAGGACGGAGCGCTCTGGAACCGCCTGCAGCACCAGCTCGACCGCCGCCACAACCCCATCCTCAGGGCGCGGCGACGGCGAGGGGGCAACGGAACGCTGGGTGGGGGGGTAAACGGGGCAACAGGGGGGGGAGCGTGTGAGTGGCGGCCCCAGGGGTCGTCCCAGCTGCCGGACTTTAACGAGCTGCCGCAGCAGATGAAGGACTTTGTGCTGTCCATGGACTGCAGGACCTACCCGCTGCTGATGGACCAGCCACACCTGTGTGAGCCCCGCGGGCCCCTGGTGGGCCCCAGAGCCGAGGGGGACGCAGAGCAACCCACGCTGCTCATGGCCATCAAGTCCCAG GTGGGCAACTTTGAGAGTCGTCAGGCGATTCGGGAGACGTGGGGGAAGAGTGGTTGGGTACCGGTCGAGTcagcaggtggaggaggaagaggaggaggaagaggaggcctgGTGCGCACCGTGTTCCTGCTGGGCCGCCAGGACTCGTCGACGGGCCCCCACCCGAACCTCAACGCCCTGCTGGAGCTGGAGAGCCATCGCCACGGCGACATCCTCCAGTGGGACTTCCGCGACACCTTCTTCAACCTGACGTTGAAGGACGTGCTCTTCTGGGACTGGTTCGGCCAGCACTGCCCTGGTGCTCGCTTCGTCTTCAAGGGCGACGACGACGTGTTTGTGCGCACGGGACCCCTGCTGGACTACCTGCTCAGCCAGACACCCCGCACACTGCCCACCAcacccaacaacaacaacaacgacatcaacaacaacatcaacaacaacgcCACACAGGCCGTCTGGGACTTCCTGGttggtgatgtcatcagccacGCCTGGCCCAATCGGCAGCCTGAGACCAAATACTTCATCCCGGAGAGCTTCTACGTGGGCGTGTACCCGGCGTACGCGGGCGGGGGAGGCGTGGTCTACTCGGGCTGGCTGGCGCAGCGGTTCCGGGAGGTGTCGCGGCAGGTGCACCTGTTCCCCATCGACGACGTGTACCTGGGCATGTGCCTACGCCGTCTGGGCCTGTCCCCCACGCACCACCCCGGCttcatgacctttgacctccccgAGGGCGAGCGGGAGAAGCCGTGCGCGTACCGCAACGTGATGCTGGTGCACAAGCGCAGCCCCCGCCAGATGCTGATGCTGTGGAGGCAGCTCAGGGAGGCCCTGCCCACctgctga